The nucleotide window GGTCTTCCTAGGTGAATTTGGCACATAGCACTCCTTAGTTCTAATGTGATTTGAGAAGATATACGCGAGGAGGGTGGTGTTCGATCAATTCGCTTCGGCTTATGTTTGCAAAGGGATAGGTATTTTGTTGCACCTGTTCATAAATTCATTGTTTTTACCTTTTCTCATACGCGTCATTAGGTAATATATGTACAAATAGTAAGCGAATGGGTAGTCGCCAAACGATGCTTCTATCTGACGTTCTTCTATACCTAACATCGCATCAAAGGAATGGTCATGATTGTTATTTATGGTATCAAAGAGTGCTTAAATCCAATTAAGTTGCAGCTCTCTAATGTGTTGCAGCAGTGCTTGAACAGTGAGATGGGGTTACCCGATGACAAGCGAGCACATCGATTTGTGCCATTGGAGCGAGATGACTTTTTTTATCCCGAAGGGCGAACAGAAGCTTACACCGTCATTGAGATCAATATGATGGAAGGTCGAGCGGTAAACACCAAAAAGCGCCTGATTAAGAAGATATTCTCAGAAATAGAGAAACAACTGGCCATCTCTCCCATTGATATCGAGATCACCATTAAGGAGCAGCCATCGCACTGCTGGGGGTTTCGAGGCATGACCGGCGATGAAGCTCAAGATCTGAAGTATAAAGTGAAGGTCTAGGGTTTAAACTCTTAACTCTTAACTCTTAAGCTAATCTATCGAGTTACGGCTTTGGGATTTGATGCCAAAGCCTTTTTTCTCGCTCTCGGCGCTAACCTTTAAGCACCGTCACTCTCTTTTAAATACTGATGCCAATTTTCATGGATCACGTCAAAGTGCTCGACACAGAACTCTTTCCTATCTTTCAAATAGTCGTTTTCCACCTCGTCGAGCAAGTTCTTATAGGCATCGGGATCGCTGCCATACACCAAGCATAAAGTGGAGAAGTAACGCTGCAGGTCGAAACTGTGCTCGTCGATGTATTCCCCCAAGTCGTAATATTCCGGGCGGTCTTCTGACTCGAAAGCGAACATGTCTGCAGCGCTGATAGCGGCATCGGCTCCATGCTCTACGTAGTTAAGCAGTAGCACGGTTGCTAGGTTATCAACTGCATCTTCTTCTTTACCCAATATGGCAATGTTCTGATCTTCGATATACGCGTGCCCAGCTTCGTGCAGCAGGGTGTGCAGCAAGGTATCAATAGCGCCGGTTTGCGCTGACTTCCCGTACTCTTTTTCGTATTGGTTCTTCTCGAAATAATTGAGTGACTCAGCGTAAAAGCTATAAGGGATCAGCACTTGATGGGTTTGTGGATCGTAGAGTGGTCCTTCTTCCCCGCCATATTGAATGGTTAATGGTTTCTCAAACATGAACAGTTGGTTTGATAGGTCGACCACGATGTCATTAACACCGCTGTTTTGAATTTCGCGTTTGAGCTGTTCTTCTTCAACATTTTGCGGTGCAGAGTACTCGACGATTAGGTTACTTTGGGTTGTTTGTTCACTAGATGCATAAGTTGCGGTAAACATTGCACTCAGGGCTAGGCTGCAGGTCAATGTTCGTTTCAATAATGTCATCGGCTATCCTTGTGATTACGTTGCGAATCAGAGTCGTTGCTGGGGGTAACAACTCCAAGCTGTGTACCCTGATTTAGTTACTGCGTTAGAGTATAAGTTTAGACGGAATTTTGATGCATCGAGGACTGCAATTTTTGAAGTAGACGCTATCCTATCAATGAACAATCCGCTGAGAGGTTCGCCACAAAGAATAGGCAAGCTGAATGAGCGGTGTAGATGTGATTCGTTTCTGTTGGTAATTAACAGATAAATTTCGGTTCAACAGAACCCTTGTGCTATACTCCGCGCCCCAATCCGAATTGGCTTGTTTAATCTTAGGAAATTATTATGAGTGTTAAAAACGAACTTCAACAAATTAACAACCGTCTAGACAAGTGTCGCCACAAGCTAGATGCTGCTAAAACTCGTAATGATCGTCCTGTTGTTCGTCAGTTCGAGGAAGAGATTAAGAAGCTAACTAAGAAAATTGCCCAGCTTAAACACAAAGAAAGCTTTGATGTGAACCAAGAGCGTAAGTCTCTGGTTGATATGCCATTTAGCCGTGAAATCACTAAGGCTGAGCAAGCGGATATGGGTA belongs to Vibrio cyclitrophicus and includes:
- a CDS encoding tautomerase family protein; the protein is MIVIYGIKECLNPIKLQLSNVLQQCLNSEMGLPDDKRAHRFVPLERDDFFYPEGRTEAYTVIEINMMEGRAVNTKKRLIKKIFSEIEKQLAISPIDIEITIKEQPSHCWGFRGMTGDEAQDLKYKVKV
- a CDS encoding YibL family ribosome-associated protein; protein product: MSVKNELQQINNRLDKCRHKLDAAKTRNDRPVVRQFEEEIKKLTKKIAQLKHKESFDVNQERKSLVDMPFSREITKAEQADMGKLKKSVKGLVIVHPMTKVGKELRIEVMTGYAPKKF